A window from Aquabacterium sp. NJ1 encodes these proteins:
- a CDS encoding tetratricopeptide repeat protein: MAIQTSNFSNIQALIVDDMPVQQSTLRGHLTMLGIAKVDVASNAEDATRLIKQRSYNLVLCDYNLNQKTDGQQLLEFLRDNSLLTADCLFFMITAESSYASVASATEHHPDAYLLKPTTAADIGDRLQVQLEKRAALLPISQKQSKDDLPGVLSECDKLLAQQNRWFMQALQIKGQTLLKLGKNDEAKSVYLAALEKRPELVWAQLGLARAHKAAGQFEEAKKLAQQIIQSREGEKNVAAYDVVAEALEAQGDPQAAMWVLRDAATIVPSARRQRVAGESAYRNGDLDTAKTMLQKATKATRGSVVAQVQDTLLLAQAMVDLGESADAVKVLKDATPANQTNPTFANVALAIQAQAEAKAGRPEEARKLLDKARASMRSGRADFASVALAKAELMSGNVEAGLELLSSTVSADHENPRIKQMVANTLRETGHEDKVGDIVEGGTALLESKVQDARKLFRDSQIDEAVRAIENAVQTYPENTGVLLQAAQLNCMALRLKKAYNTEMIDRVQLYLTRLEKLMPANDRVVMMRRYFRETLNALEALPAQA, from the coding sequence ATGGCCATTCAGACCTCCAATTTCTCCAATATCCAGGCCCTGATCGTGGACGACATGCCCGTGCAGCAGTCGACCTTGCGGGGGCATCTGACCATGCTGGGCATCGCCAAAGTGGACGTGGCCAGCAACGCAGAAGACGCCACCCGGCTCATCAAGCAGCGCAGCTACAACCTGGTGCTGTGCGACTACAACCTCAACCAGAAAACCGACGGACAGCAACTGCTGGAGTTCCTGCGTGACAACAGCCTGCTGACCGCTGACTGCCTGTTCTTCATGATCACGGCCGAGAGCAGCTATGCCTCGGTCGCATCGGCCACGGAACACCACCCTGACGCCTACCTGCTCAAGCCCACCACGGCGGCAGACATTGGCGACCGCCTCCAGGTACAGCTCGAAAAACGCGCGGCGCTGCTGCCCATCTCGCAAAAGCAAAGCAAGGATGACCTGCCCGGCGTGCTGAGCGAATGCGACAAGCTGCTGGCCCAGCAGAACCGCTGGTTCATGCAGGCCTTGCAGATCAAGGGCCAGACCTTGCTCAAGCTGGGCAAGAACGACGAGGCCAAGAGTGTCTACCTGGCGGCGCTGGAAAAGCGGCCGGAGCTGGTCTGGGCCCAGTTGGGCCTGGCGCGCGCGCACAAGGCTGCTGGCCAGTTCGAAGAGGCCAAGAAGCTGGCGCAACAGATCATCCAGTCCCGCGAAGGCGAAAAGAACGTGGCCGCCTACGACGTGGTGGCCGAAGCGCTGGAAGCGCAGGGCGATCCGCAAGCCGCCATGTGGGTGCTGCGCGATGCGGCCACCATCGTCCCATCGGCCCGCAGGCAGCGTGTCGCGGGCGAAAGCGCCTACCGCAACGGCGACCTGGACACCGCCAAGACCATGCTGCAGAAGGCCACCAAGGCCACCCGAGGTTCGGTTGTGGCGCAGGTGCAGGACACCTTGCTGCTGGCCCAGGCCATGGTGGATCTCGGCGAATCGGCCGACGCGGTCAAGGTGCTGAAGGACGCCACGCCGGCCAACCAGACCAACCCGACGTTCGCCAATGTGGCCTTGGCCATCCAGGCTCAAGCAGAAGCCAAGGCCGGCCGGCCCGAAGAGGCCCGCAAGCTGCTGGACAAGGCCCGCGCGTCCATGCGCAGTGGCCGCGCTGACTTTGCCTCTGTGGCGCTGGCCAAGGCGGAGTTGATGAGTGGCAACGTCGAGGCCGGGCTGGAGCTGCTGAGCAGCACCGTCAGCGCCGACCACGAAAACCCCCGCATCAAGCAGATGGTCGCCAACACCCTGCGCGAAACCGGCCACGAGGACAAGGTCGGCGACATCGTGGAAGGCGGCACCGCCCTGCTGGAAAGCAAGGTCCAGGATGCGCGCAAGCTGTTCAGAGACAGCCAGATCGACGAAGCCGTGCGCGCCATCGAAAACGCCGTGCAGACCTACCCGGAAAACACCGGCGTCCTGCTGCAGGCAGCCCAGCTCAACTGCATGGCGCTGCGCCTCAAGAAGGCGTACAACACCGAGATGATCGATCGCGTGCAGCTCTACCTCACGCGCCTTGAAAAACTGATGCCCGCCAACGACCGTGTGGTCATGATGCGCCGTTACTTCCGCGAAACCCTGAACGCGCTGGAAGCCCTGCCCGCCCAGGCCTGA
- a CDS encoding sensor histidine kinase KdpD, which translates to MEAASFALIAHDLKNALGSLEGELEALIDDPSPAMAHSAYMRCTELRRQFVQFLTVYGAADGIHTHCEDESPKDLLEQIYRAGQIRRLSLPHAPRVAMQVPENAPPYWYFDQRLVHMALDAALHNASRFAREQVTLGLREEDGYLVFTIDDDGPGLGAADPSSASTGLGTALCEAVAQAHRSGARQGRIDLRNRPEGGARFELWLP; encoded by the coding sequence ATGGAAGCCGCCTCCTTTGCCCTGATCGCCCACGACCTCAAGAACGCCTTGGGGTCGCTGGAGGGCGAGCTCGAAGCGCTGATCGACGACCCCTCGCCCGCGATGGCGCACAGCGCCTACATGCGCTGCACCGAACTGCGTCGCCAGTTCGTGCAATTCCTCACGGTGTATGGCGCTGCCGACGGCATCCACACGCACTGCGAGGACGAGTCCCCCAAAGACCTGCTGGAGCAGATCTACCGTGCGGGGCAGATTCGCCGCCTGAGCCTGCCCCATGCACCGCGCGTGGCCATGCAAGTGCCAGAGAACGCCCCACCCTACTGGTACTTCGACCAGCGGCTGGTCCACATGGCGCTCGATGCGGCACTGCACAATGCCAGCCGCTTTGCACGCGAACAGGTCACGCTCGGCCTGCGCGAGGAAGACGGCTACCTCGTCTTCACCATCGATGACGACGGGCCGGGGCTGGGCGCGGCAGATCCGTCCTCGGCATCAACAGGGCTGGGCACGGCGCTGTGCGAGGCGGTAGCGCAGGCCCACCGGTCGGGCGCCCGGCAGGGCCGCATTGACTTGCGCAACCGGCCCGAGGGGGGCGCCCGCTTCGAACTCTGGCTACCGTGA
- a CDS encoding response regulator produces MSLPAFATQARPLAGIPVSDLSTCRALIIDTNQTSRSILRAMLADLGLQTITQAAKINDARRALETQAYDVVLCDYHFDDSKMTGSDLLDDLRRAQLLPYSTVFVMITGEASYVKVAEAAESALDSYLLKPHTSNALAQRLHMARHRKVVLGSIFEAIEREEFSIAAELCLQRFANRGEYWVYAARIGGELLLRLGRHEEARKLFQAIDETKALPWARLGIARAQLDGGHALPARRTLESLLSENPTFADAYDVMGRAQLQAGSFDEAYETYQHAAEITPSSISRLQKVGMLAYYLGRNDEAARSLERATSLGVSSKMFDYQSLVMLAQIRFEQKDYKGVQRCLVNLQHAYEKQANSGRLRRMTGLVSVLALMLQRQVAEVVRLVKAMVADFEMPDFDFEAAGNMLGLLTRLRNNELELPDAELWVQKLASRFCISKPSTDLLAMSVSGFKAYGDLVHDAYKSIVDHAEKALEQARNSAPGAGVKTLLVHGSKTMNAKLLDLADMMLNRYRDQTKDAPILTEMVQEMRGKFCRGSAQVQLGANTGRQAGALNLRN; encoded by the coding sequence ATGAGTCTTCCTGCCTTTGCCACGCAAGCCAGACCGTTGGCCGGCATTCCGGTCAGCGACCTGAGCACGTGTCGCGCCCTGATCATCGACACCAACCAGACCTCGCGCAGCATCCTGCGCGCGATGCTGGCTGACCTGGGCCTTCAGACCATCACGCAAGCCGCCAAGATCAACGACGCGCGGCGGGCGCTGGAGACGCAGGCCTACGACGTCGTGCTGTGCGACTACCACTTCGACGACAGCAAGATGACGGGCTCGGACCTGCTGGACGACCTGCGTCGCGCCCAGCTCCTGCCCTACTCCACCGTGTTCGTGATGATCACGGGCGAAGCGTCGTATGTGAAGGTGGCCGAAGCGGCCGAGTCCGCGCTGGACAGCTACCTGCTCAAGCCACACACCTCCAATGCATTGGCCCAACGCCTGCACATGGCGCGCCACCGCAAGGTCGTACTGGGCAGCATCTTCGAGGCCATCGAGCGCGAAGAATTCAGCATTGCCGCCGAGCTGTGCCTGCAGCGCTTTGCCAATCGTGGCGAGTACTGGGTGTATGCCGCCCGCATTGGGGGCGAGCTGCTGCTGCGCCTGGGCCGCCATGAAGAAGCCCGCAAGCTGTTTCAGGCCATCGACGAGACCAAGGCCCTGCCCTGGGCCCGGCTGGGCATTGCCCGCGCCCAGCTCGATGGTGGCCACGCCCTGCCCGCGCGCCGCACGCTGGAGAGCCTGCTGTCAGAGAACCCGACCTTCGCCGATGCCTATGACGTGATGGGTCGCGCCCAGTTGCAGGCCGGCTCGTTCGACGAAGCCTACGAGACCTACCAGCACGCCGCGGAGATCACCCCATCGTCCATCAGCCGCCTGCAGAAGGTCGGCATGCTGGCCTACTACCTGGGCCGCAATGACGAGGCGGCCCGCAGCCTGGAGCGCGCCACCAGCCTGGGCGTGTCATCCAAGATGTTCGACTACCAGAGCCTGGTCATGCTGGCTCAGATCCGTTTCGAGCAGAAGGACTACAAGGGTGTCCAGCGATGCCTGGTCAACCTGCAGCATGCCTACGAAAAGCAGGCCAACAGCGGGCGCCTGCGCCGCATGACCGGCCTGGTCAGCGTGCTGGCCTTGATGCTGCAGCGCCAGGTGGCCGAGGTGGTGCGCCTGGTCAAGGCCATGGTGGCCGACTTCGAGATGCCCGACTTCGACTTCGAAGCCGCCGGCAACATGCTGGGCCTGCTCACCCGCTTGCGCAACAACGAGCTGGAGCTGCCCGATGCCGAACTCTGGGTTCAAAAGCTGGCATCACGTTTTTGCATCTCCAAGCCCTCGACCGACTTGCTGGCCATGTCAGTGTCGGGCTTCAAGGCTTATGGCGACCTCGTTCACGACGCTTACAAGAGCATCGTGGATCACGCGGAAAAGGCCCTGGAGCAAGCCAGAAACAGCGCACCTGGCGCTGGCGTCAAGACGCTGCTGGTGCACGGTAGCAAGACGATGAATGCCAAGCTGCTGGACCTGGCCGACATGATGCTGAACCGCTACCGCGACCAGACCAAGGACGCCCCCATCCTGACCGAGATGGTGCAGGAGATGCGGGGCAAGTTCTGCCGAGGCAGCGCCCAGGTTCAGCTCGGCGCGAACACAGGGCGCCAGGCTGGCGCGCTCAACCTGCGCAACTGA
- a CDS encoding arginine/lysine/ornithine decarboxylase: MLRFHFPIVIIDEDFRSENTSGLGIRALAEAIEKEGFEVLGVTSYGDLAQFAQQQSRASAFILSIDDEEFTPGPELDPAVLNLRKFIEQIRFKNADIPIYLYGETRTSEHLPNDILRELHGFIHMFEDTPEFVARHIIREAKSYLDALPPPFFKALMDYAQDGSYSWHCPGHSGGVAFLKSPVGQMFHQFYGENMLRADVCNAVEELGQLLDHTGPVYESEKNAARIFSADHCFFVTNGTSTSNKMVWHHTVAPGDIVVVDRNCHKSILHSIIMTGAIPVFMTPTRNHYGIIGPIPKSEFEPATIRKKIAANPLLKGVDPKKAKPRIMTLTQSTYDGVLYNTEAIKATLDGWIDNLHFDEAWLPHAAFHKFYGMYHAMGKGRPRPKEAVVYSTQSIHKLLAGISQASHVLVQDSQNVKLDRNLFNEAYLMHTSTSPQYAIIASCDVAAAMMEEPGGTALVEESIKEALDFRRAMRKVDKEYGKDWWFKVWGPDKIAADDIGKPSDWVLKANEKWHGFGNLAEGFNMLDPIKSTIITPGLDVSGKFAKTGIPASIVTKYLAEHGVVVEKTGLYSFFIMFTIGITKGRWNTMLTALQQFKDDYDKNVSLWRILPDFCKKYPKYERMGLKDLCQSVHEAYAKGDIARLTTEVYLSGLEPAMKPSDAYACIARRQTERVDIEKLEGRITTALLTPYPPGIPLLIPGERFNKKIVDFLKFARDFNASFPGFATDVHGLVAEELPGGGVRYYVDCVAAA, from the coding sequence ATGCTGCGTTTCCATTTCCCCATCGTCATCATCGACGAAGATTTCCGCTCCGAAAACACCTCCGGTCTTGGCATCCGGGCGCTGGCCGAGGCCATCGAAAAAGAGGGTTTCGAAGTCCTGGGCGTGACCAGTTACGGTGATCTGGCCCAGTTCGCGCAGCAGCAAAGCCGCGCCAGCGCCTTCATCCTGTCGATCGACGACGAGGAGTTCACGCCTGGCCCCGAGCTGGATCCCGCCGTGCTGAACCTGCGCAAGTTCATCGAGCAGATCCGCTTCAAGAACGCCGATATTCCCATCTACCTGTATGGCGAAACGCGCACTTCCGAGCACCTGCCCAACGACATCCTGCGCGAACTGCACGGCTTCATCCACATGTTCGAGGACACGCCCGAGTTCGTGGCGCGCCACATCATCCGTGAAGCCAAGAGCTACCTTGATGCGCTGCCGCCGCCTTTCTTCAAGGCGCTGATGGACTACGCCCAGGATGGCTCTTATTCCTGGCACTGCCCAGGCCACTCCGGTGGTGTGGCTTTCCTCAAGAGCCCGGTGGGCCAGATGTTCCACCAGTTCTATGGCGAGAACATGCTGCGCGCTGACGTGTGCAATGCCGTGGAAGAACTCGGCCAGTTGCTGGACCACACCGGCCCGGTGTATGAGTCCGAGAAGAACGCCGCACGCATCTTCAGCGCCGACCATTGCTTCTTCGTCACCAACGGCACGTCCACGTCCAACAAGATGGTGTGGCACCACACCGTGGCGCCCGGCGACATCGTGGTGGTGGACCGCAACTGCCACAAGTCCATCCTGCACAGCATCATCATGACCGGGGCCATCCCCGTGTTCATGACGCCCACGCGCAACCACTACGGCATCATCGGCCCCATCCCCAAGAGCGAGTTCGAGCCGGCCACCATCCGCAAGAAGATCGCTGCCAACCCGCTGCTCAAGGGCGTGGACCCGAAGAAGGCCAAGCCGCGCATCATGACGCTCACGCAGAGCACGTATGACGGCGTGCTCTACAACACCGAGGCCATCAAGGCCACGCTGGACGGCTGGATCGACAACCTGCACTTCGACGAAGCCTGGCTGCCACACGCCGCCTTCCACAAGTTCTATGGCATGTACCACGCCATGGGCAAGGGCCGCCCACGCCCCAAGGAGGCCGTGGTGTACTCCACCCAGTCCATCCACAAGCTGCTGGCCGGCATCTCGCAGGCCTCGCACGTGCTGGTGCAGGATTCGCAGAACGTCAAGCTGGACCGCAACCTCTTCAACGAGGCCTACCTGATGCACACGTCCACCTCGCCGCAGTACGCGATCATCGCGTCGTGCGACGTGGCCGCGGCCATGATGGAAGAGCCGGGCGGCACCGCCCTGGTGGAAGAAAGCATCAAGGAAGCGCTGGACTTCCGCCGTGCCATGCGCAAGGTCGACAAGGAGTACGGCAAGGACTGGTGGTTCAAGGTCTGGGGCCCGGACAAGATCGCCGCCGACGACATCGGCAAGCCTTCTGACTGGGTGCTCAAGGCCAACGAGAAGTGGCATGGCTTTGGCAACCTGGCCGAAGGCTTCAACATGCTGGACCCGATCAAGTCCACCATCATCACGCCGGGCCTGGACGTGTCGGGCAAGTTCGCCAAGACCGGTATCCCGGCCAGCATCGTCACCAAGTACCTGGCCGAGCACGGCGTGGTGGTCGAGAAGACCGGGCTGTACTCCTTCTTCATCATGTTCACCATCGGCATCACCAAGGGCCGCTGGAACACGATGTTGACCGCACTGCAGCAGTTCAAGGACGACTACGACAAGAACGTCTCGCTGTGGCGCATCCTGCCGGACTTCTGCAAGAAGTACCCCAAGTACGAGCGCATGGGTTTGAAGGACCTGTGCCAGAGCGTGCACGAGGCCTATGCCAAGGGTGACATCGCCCGCCTGACCACCGAGGTGTACCTGTCGGGTTTGGAGCCCGCCATGAAGCCTTCGGATGCCTACGCCTGCATCGCCCGCCGCCAGACCGAGCGCGTGGACATCGAGAAGCTGGAGGGCCGCATCACCACGGCCTTGCTGACGCCGTACCCACCCGGCATCCCGTTGTTGATCCCGGGTGAGCGCTTCAACAAGAAGATCGTGGACTTCCTGAAGTTCGCGCGTGACTTCAACGCATCCTTCCCGGGCTTCGCCACGGATGTGCACGGCCTGGTGGCCGAAGAGCTGCCAGGCGGTGGCGTGCGCTACTACGTGGATTGCGTGGCCGCAGCGTGA
- a CDS encoding NfeD family protein: MSESTLWWIVAGFFVSLEMLTSSFYLLILAFGAAAAALCALAHLPQDVQLLVAAAVGGGGVMAWHRHLLKRGPIDTEGYTTTGLGHLDLGEEVSVAGWAPDGTAEVLYRGSAWLARHHGPHVPQTGVHRIRAIESCYLVLEPI; this comes from the coding sequence ATGAGCGAGTCGACTCTTTGGTGGATCGTGGCAGGTTTCTTTGTCAGCCTGGAGATGCTGACGAGTTCGTTTTACCTCCTGATCCTGGCGTTTGGCGCCGCGGCAGCGGCCTTGTGTGCCTTGGCGCACCTGCCTCAGGATGTGCAATTGCTCGTCGCTGCGGCCGTTGGCGGCGGCGGCGTGATGGCGTGGCACCGCCACCTGCTCAAGCGGGGGCCCATCGACACCGAGGGCTACACGACGACCGGTCTGGGCCATCTGGATCTGGGGGAAGAAGTGAGCGTGGCAGGCTGGGCCCCCGATGGCACGGCCGAAGTGCTTTATCGCGGCAGTGCCTGGCTGGCGCGCCACCATGGCCCCCACGTACCGCAGACCGGCGTGCATCGCATCCGCGCCATTGAAAGCTGCTACCTGGTGCTGGAGCCCATTTGA
- a CDS encoding DUF2237 family protein translates to MSVELTSGRNVLGGPLRACSFDPLTGFFRDGCCRTRGEDEGQHVICARVTQEFLSYSLSQGNDLITPRPEWRFSGLKPGDRWCICATRWMQAWQAGVAPPVVLDCTHEKALEVVPLEVLQAYAYQPVRPDNA, encoded by the coding sequence ATGAGCGTCGAACTGACCTCGGGGCGCAATGTCTTGGGAGGGCCCTTGCGGGCCTGCTCGTTTGACCCCCTCACAGGTTTCTTCCGTGATGGTTGCTGCCGCACCCGCGGCGAGGACGAAGGCCAGCACGTGATCTGCGCCCGCGTCACCCAGGAATTCCTGAGCTACTCACTGAGCCAGGGCAACGACCTCATCACGCCACGGCCTGAATGGCGCTTTTCCGGCTTGAAACCGGGCGACCGCTGGTGCATCTGTGCGACGCGCTGGATGCAGGCCTGGCAAGCCGGCGTCGCCCCGCCCGTGGTGCTGGACTGCACGCACGAGAAGGCACTGGAAGTGGTGCCACTGGAGGTGCTGCAGGCCTACGCCTACCAGCCCGTCAGGCCCGACAACGCCTGA
- the def gene encoding peptide deformylase: MAICEILKMGDPRLLKVARPVEAFDTSDLHDLIADLKDTMAAAQGAGLAAPQIGVDLAVVIFGFGRSQRYPDAPPVPETVLINPVITPLSDEEEAGWEGCLSVPGLRGVVPRFARIRYTGFDQYGRRIEREAEGFHARVVQHECDHLIGKLYPMRVCDFRLFGYTSVLFPELDAQADD, translated from the coding sequence ATGGCCATCTGCGAGATCCTGAAAATGGGCGACCCCAGGCTGCTGAAGGTCGCCAGGCCCGTTGAAGCCTTCGACACATCCGACCTGCACGACCTGATCGCGGACCTCAAGGACACGATGGCCGCCGCACAGGGGGCGGGGCTGGCCGCGCCCCAGATCGGCGTTGATCTGGCCGTGGTGATCTTCGGCTTTGGCCGCAGTCAACGCTACCCGGATGCGCCACCCGTGCCGGAAACGGTGCTGATCAACCCCGTCATCACGCCCTTGTCCGACGAGGAAGAGGCCGGCTGGGAGGGCTGCCTCTCCGTGCCTGGTTTGCGCGGCGTGGTGCCTCGTTTTGCGCGCATCCGCTACACCGGGTTCGACCAGTACGGCCGCCGCATCGAGCGCGAGGCTGAGGGCTTTCACGCCCGCGTGGTGCAACACGAGTGCGACCACCTGATCGGCAAGCTCTACCCCATGCGGGTGTGCGATTTCAGGCTGTTTGGCTATACGTCCGTGCTGTTCCCCGAGCTGGACGCGCAAGCCGACGACTGA
- the ligA gene encoding NAD-dependent DNA ligase LigA: MSQSDLFGAPASGTPDAASPAQQAANLREQLHFHAHRYYVLDDPQIPDAEYDRLFQALQALEAAHPELRTPDSPTQRVLGKVLDGFMPVRHAVPMLSIRTETDTQASGAEAFDARVRRELGLPEDAPQVEYAAELKFDGLAINLRYESGVLVQAATRGDGEQGEDVTQNIRTIGQIPLKLKVAGAAPEVLEVRGEVYMRRDDFEALNERQRQQGDKTFVNPRNAAAGAVRQLDPGIAARRPLSFFAYGLGEVKGWDVPPTHSGLLDALRDMGLPVCAERTVAQGASGPNGLVAFHQAIGQRRDQLPFDIDGVVYKVNSRELQERLGFVTREPRWAVAHKYPAQEQLTQVEGIDIQVGRTGKLTPVARLKPVFVGGVTVTNATLHNLFELRRKRVRVGDTVIVRRAGDVIPEVVGVVGEARASYVPNFRMPAHCPVCGSTVVRERGEVDHRCTGGLFCAAQRKQALLHFAQRRAVEIEGLGDKLVDQLVDSGLVRTLPELYKLGLAKLAALDRMADKSAQNIVNALEKSKTTTLPRFLFGLGIRHVGEATAKDLARHFGGIDRIMDASVDQLLTVRDVGPVVAQSIRTFFDQAHNREVVEQLRAAGVTWPEHEPSAEADAASLPLSGKTLVLTGTLPTLSREDAKAMIEAAGGKVAGSVSKKTHYVIAGEEAGSKLEKAQSLGVPVLDEAGLLALLAPGADSADSPAPADPADAAGTPSQADQN; encoded by the coding sequence ATGAGCCAGTCTGATCTGTTTGGCGCGCCAGCCAGCGGCACGCCGGATGCGGCGTCGCCTGCGCAACAGGCCGCGAACCTGCGCGAGCAGCTGCATTTCCATGCACACCGCTACTACGTGCTGGACGACCCGCAGATCCCTGACGCCGAGTACGACCGCCTGTTCCAGGCCCTGCAAGCGCTGGAAGCGGCACACCCGGAATTGCGCACACCGGACTCACCTACGCAACGCGTGCTGGGCAAGGTGCTCGATGGCTTCATGCCGGTTCGGCATGCCGTGCCCATGCTGTCGATCCGCACCGAGACGGACACGCAAGCCAGCGGCGCCGAGGCCTTCGACGCCCGAGTGCGCCGCGAACTGGGCCTGCCAGAAGACGCACCCCAGGTGGAATACGCGGCAGAGCTGAAGTTCGACGGCCTGGCCATCAACTTGCGCTACGAAAGTGGTGTGCTCGTGCAGGCCGCCACGCGCGGTGATGGAGAGCAGGGCGAGGATGTCACCCAGAACATCCGCACCATTGGCCAGATCCCGCTCAAGCTCAAGGTGGCAGGCGCTGCGCCCGAGGTGCTGGAAGTCCGCGGTGAGGTCTACATGCGCCGTGACGACTTCGAGGCGCTCAACGAGCGGCAGCGCCAACAGGGCGATAAGACCTTCGTGAACCCGCGCAATGCCGCGGCTGGTGCCGTGCGCCAGCTGGATCCCGGCATCGCTGCCAGGCGCCCCTTGAGCTTCTTTGCCTACGGCCTGGGCGAGGTCAAAGGCTGGGACGTGCCACCCACACACAGTGGCCTGCTGGATGCCTTGCGTGACATGGGCTTGCCTGTTTGCGCAGAGCGCACGGTGGCCCAGGGCGCTTCCGGCCCGAATGGCCTGGTGGCCTTTCATCAAGCCATTGGCCAGCGCCGCGACCAGTTGCCCTTTGACATTGATGGCGTGGTCTACAAGGTCAACAGCCGAGAGTTGCAAGAGCGCCTGGGCTTCGTGACCCGCGAGCCCCGTTGGGCCGTGGCACACAAGTACCCCGCGCAAGAGCAGCTCACGCAGGTCGAGGGCATCGACATCCAGGTCGGCCGCACCGGCAAGCTCACGCCCGTGGCCCGCCTCAAGCCGGTGTTCGTGGGCGGGGTCACCGTCACCAACGCCACCTTGCACAACTTGTTCGAGCTGCGTCGCAAGCGCGTCAGGGTAGGGGACACGGTCATCGTGCGCCGCGCGGGGGACGTCATCCCTGAAGTGGTGGGCGTCGTGGGCGAAGCGCGCGCCAGCTACGTGCCCAACTTCCGCATGCCAGCTCACTGCCCTGTGTGCGGCAGCACCGTGGTGCGCGAGCGCGGTGAGGTGGATCACCGTTGCACAGGTGGCCTGTTCTGCGCGGCCCAACGCAAGCAGGCGCTGCTGCACTTCGCCCAGCGCCGCGCCGTGGAGATCGAAGGCCTGGGTGACAAGCTGGTGGACCAACTGGTCGACAGCGGCCTGGTGCGCACCTTGCCCGAGCTCTACAAGCTGGGCCTGGCCAAGCTGGCCGCGCTCGACCGCATGGCCGACAAGAGCGCGCAGAACATCGTCAACGCACTTGAAAAGAGCAAGACCACCACGCTGCCCCGCTTCCTCTTTGGCCTGGGCATCCGCCACGTGGGCGAAGCCACGGCGAAGGACCTGGCGCGGCACTTTGGCGGCATCGATCGCATCATGGATGCCAGCGTCGACCAACTGCTCACGGTGCGCGATGTCGGGCCCGTGGTCGCACAGAGCATCCGCACATTCTTTGATCAAGCCCATAACCGCGAGGTGGTCGAGCAACTGCGCGCAGCCGGCGTCACCTGGCCCGAGCACGAGCCTTCGGCGGAGGCCGATGCCGCCTCGCTGCCGCTGTCCGGCAAGACGCTGGTGCTCACAGGTACGCTGCCCACCTTGTCTCGCGAGGATGCGAAGGCCATGATCGAAGCGGCTGGTGGCAAGGTGGCCGGCTCCGTGTCCAAGAAGACGCACTACGTCATCGCCGGCGAAGAGGCCGGCAGCAAGCTGGAAAAGGCCCAGAGCCTGGGCGTGCCTGTGCTGGACGAGGCTGGCTTGCTGGCCTTGCTGGCCCCCGGCGCGGATTCGGCCGATTCGCCAGCCCCTGCAGACCCCGCCGATGCTGCAGGCACGCCGAGCCAGGCAGACCAGAACTGA
- a CDS encoding cell division protein FtsZ, producing MSNSLTLYLAILGGGVLAAVVAHGAWTARKAAARQPKRATLEPMDGAARPGDAASHSAMDDIPTQPMDEVPGAASKPSMPPVKRTGPKLDALVDAIVTISIEAPMSGDHILLHVPTTRRAGSKPMLIEGLRTDCGEWEQPQAGVTYSELQAGVLLANRTGGLNEIEYSEFVQKIQAMADALGASVEAPDMLDVVARAKELDAFAGAHDAQLALRLHARGSAWSLGYVTQQASRHGFLPGALPGRLVLPSPEEGAPPILTLHFDAQAAFAEDQEQATLRELVLSFDVPQTAVEQQPFKAWCAAGEALAMAMDATMADDQGHPFTTAAFASIEGELGKLYEALAARDLAAGAPSTRRLFS from the coding sequence ATGAGCAATTCCCTGACCCTGTACCTGGCCATCCTCGGCGGTGGTGTGCTGGCCGCCGTGGTCGCGCACGGCGCCTGGACGGCCCGCAAGGCCGCCGCGCGGCAACCCAAGCGTGCCACGCTGGAGCCCATGGATGGCGCCGCTCGCCCTGGTGACGCGGCTTCACACAGCGCGATGGACGACATCCCCACGCAGCCCATGGATGAGGTGCCCGGCGCAGCGAGCAAGCCCAGCATGCCCCCCGTGAAGCGCACGGGGCCGAAGCTCGATGCCCTGGTGGATGCCATCGTCACCATCAGCATCGAGGCGCCCATGAGCGGCGATCACATCCTGCTGCACGTGCCCACCACGCGCCGCGCGGGCAGCAAGCCCATGCTGATCGAAGGGCTGCGCACCGATTGTGGCGAGTGGGAGCAACCGCAAGCTGGCGTGACCTACAGCGAACTGCAGGCAGGCGTGCTGCTGGCCAACCGCACCGGCGGCCTCAACGAGATCGAATACTCCGAGTTCGTGCAGAAGATCCAGGCCATGGCCGATGCCCTCGGTGCTTCGGTCGAGGCGCCCGACATGCTGGATGTGGTGGCGCGCGCCAAGGAGCTGGATGCCTTCGCGGGTGCGCACGATGCGCAACTGGCCTTGCGCCTGCACGCACGTGGCAGCGCCTGGTCGCTGGGCTATGTGACCCAGCAGGCCTCGCGCCATGGCTTCCTGCCAGGTGCCTTGCCGGGCCGCCTGGTGCTGCCTTCGCCCGAAGAGGGGGCGCCACCGATCCTGACGCTGCATTTCGATGCCCAGGCCGCATTCGCGGAGGATCAGGAACAGGCTACCTTGCGCGAGCTGGTGCTGTCGTTCGACGTGCCACAAACGGCCGTGGAGCAGCAGCCCTTCAAGGCCTGGTGCGCGGCCGGCGAGGCGCTGGCCATGGCCATGGATGCCACGATGGCCGATGACCAGGGACACCCCTTTACCACGGCGGCCTTTGCCTCCATCGAGGGTGAACTGGGCAAACTCTATGAAGCCCTGGCTGCGCGTGACCTCGCGGCCGGCGCCCCATCTACGCGTCGCCTGTTCAGCTGA